From a single Aphis gossypii isolate Hap1 unplaced genomic scaffold, ASM2018417v2 Contig00924, whole genome shotgun sequence genomic region:
- the LOC114121197 gene encoding piggyBac transposable element-derived protein 2-like has translation MNLREKDIAFFLDFDIPSDSDVSFCASDDDEDDLFSEKTIENPPLDENIDELLVTSELINQFHKEIEEELRIYDENIASSSQNEPDEILISPTIININQTHNTPYSYFTQLFTDDIFEHIRVETIRYAIQNGKDSFTLTITELKTYFAINIAMTYLRYPNVRMYWSSLPGIRMNLIADAMNVNRFGEIKRFLHFEDNTKKPDSAVPSFDRYWKLRPVITMLHDSFHAAASPDEHIAIDEMIIPFKGRSGLKQYMKAKPKKIGASKFGYKQTEMVM, from the exons ATGAATCTTAGAGAAAAAGATATTGctttttttctagattttgaTATACCCAGTGATTCAGATGTCAGTTTTTGTGCTTCTGATGATGATGAAGACGatttattttctgaaaaaactattgaaaatccACCATTGGATGAAAATATAGACGAATTATTAGTGACATCTGAACTAATTAATCAATTCCATAAAGAAATTGAAGAAGAACTGAGAatttatgatgaaaatattgCTTCTTCATCACAGAACGAACCTGACGAGATCTTAATATCACCAACCA taataaatattaatcagacACATAATACACCATATTCATACTTTACCCAACTATTTACTGATGACATATTTGAACATATTAGAGTAGAAACCATTCGTTATGCTATTCAAAATGGTAAAGATTCATTTACGTTGACAATAAcagaattaaaaacatattttgctaTAAATATTGCTATGACATATTTACGATATCCAAATGTGAGGATGTATTGGTCTAGTTTACCAGGTATAAGAATGAACTTGATTGCTGATGCAATGAATGTAAATCGATTTGGAGAAATTAAacgatttttacattttgaagataatactaaaaaaccaGATTCTGCTGTTCCAAGTTTTGATAGATATTGGAAATTAAGACCAGTTATTACAATGTTACATGATTCATTTCATGCTGCTGCATCTCCAGATGAACACATTGCAATAGACGAAATGATAATTCCTTTCAAAGGAAGAAGTGGATTGAAACAGTACATGAAAgctaaaccaaaaaaaattgggGCTTCAAAGTTTGGGTACAAGCAAACAGAAATGGTtatgtaa
- the LOC126555589 gene encoding uncharacterized protein LOC126555589 has product MALKQFGKLWNKEENSTPSGSGASKKRKYHYADILSFLKPVAEKRNTSGNFVDDPNESLQGEQTFDENHSLADETQENGVASTSYSQLNKKSKKTLKETISPFQNKLLSFIEQTGSNDSDKQFLLSLLPDYKNLNPSQKLDFCIYVLNFFLNLHQPDNNSSSSLTYDNFYQNSASIYIPPLRQPDINNTYYSNTSHNIPSPYH; this is encoded by the exons ATGGCTCTCAAGCAATTTGGAAAGTTG TGGAATAAAGAGGAGAACTCAACCCCATCAGGTTCCGGTGCATCAAAAAAGAGGAAGTATCATTACGccgatattttatcatttttaaaaccagttgctgaaaaaagaaa taCATCTGGTAATTTTGTTGATGACCCCAACGAAAGTCTTCAAGGTGAACAAACTTTTGACGAAAATCATTCACTAGCTGATGAAACTCAGGAAAATGGAGTAGCGTCAACTTCTTAttctcaattaaataaaaaatctaaaaaaacactaaaagaaacaatttctccattccaaaataaattgttatctttTATAGAGCAAACGGGGTCTAATGATTctgacaaacaatttttattatcattattgccggattacaaaaatctaaacccttcacaaaaattagatttttgtatttatgttctgaatttttttttaaatttacatcaacctgataataatagttcatCTTCCTTAACTTACGATAATTTCTATCAAAACTCTGcgtctatatatatacctcCACTCAGACAACCtgacattaataatacatattattcaaatacatcTCATAACATTCCATCTCCTTATCATTAA
- the LOC126555590 gene encoding uncharacterized protein LOC126555590 translates to MAVVDANLSFITIDVGAYGKESDSSVFKQSIFGKKLYAQQLNIPKPACLPYIENSAKPYVFLADEAFRLHTNLLRPYPGRGLTNERRVFNYRLSRARRTVECAFGVPII, encoded by the coding sequence atggCTGTAGTTGATGCTAACCTCAgttttattactattgatGTTGGAGCATATGGTAAAGAATCAGATTCCAGTGTATTTAAACAAAgtatatttggtaaaaaacTGTATGCTCAACAACTCAATATACCAAAACCAGCGTGTTTGCCTTACATAGAGAATTCCGCAAAACCGTATGTGTTTTTAGCTGATGAGGCTTTTAGGTTGCATACAAATTTGTTGAGACCCTACCCTGGACGAGGTTTAACTAATGAACGGCGTGTATTCAACTATAGACTTTCAAGAGCACGAAGAACAGTAGAGTGTGCATTTGGAGTacctattatctaa